In Mus caroli chromosome 19, CAROLI_EIJ_v1.1, whole genome shotgun sequence, a genomic segment contains:
- the Pcnx3 gene encoding pecanex-like protein 3 isoform X2, translating into MGSQVLQILRQGVWASLTGGWFFDPHQSTFSNCFHLYVWIFLLIFPFLLYMVLPPSLTVAGVYCLVVAVIFATIKTVNYRLHAMFDQGEIVEKRNSTMGEQEEEAAQGESSLPRDPGVEMTVFRKVSSTPPVRCSSQHSVFGFNQVSELLPRMEDSGPLRDIKELVREQGSNNVIVTSADREMLKLSSQEKLIGDLPQTPPGVVPGPSLPSTDSSERSPMAGDGVPWGGSSVADTPMSPLLKGSLSQELSKSFLTLTRPDRALVRTSSRREQCRGTGGYQPLDRRGSGDPMPQKAGSSDSCFSGTDRETLSSFKSEKTNSTHLDSPPGGHAPEGSDTDPPSEAELPASPDAGVPSDDTLRSFDTVIGAGTPPGQTEPLLVVRPKDLALLRPSKRRPPMRGHSPPGRTPRRPLLEGSGFFEDEDTSEGSELSPASSLRSQRRYSTDSSSSTSCYSPESSQGAAGGPRKRRAPHGAEEGTAVPPKRPYGTQRTPSTASAKTHARVLSMDGAGGDVLRAPLAGSKAELEAQPGMELAAGEPAVLPPEARRGPAANQPGWRGELQEEGAVGGAPEETGQRECTGNVRRAQAIRRRHNAGSNPTPPASVMGSPPSLQEAQRGRAASHSRALTLPSALHFASSLLLTRAGPNVHEASNFDDTSEGAVHYFYDESGVRRSYTFGLAGGGYENPVSQPGEQAANGAWDRHSHSSSFHSADVPEATGGLNLLQPRPVVLQGMQVRRVPLEIPEFDLLDQDSLHESQEQTLMEEAPPRAQHSYKYWFLPGRWTSVRYERLALLALLDRTRGIMENVFGVGLSSLVAFLGYLLLLKGFFTDIWVFQFCLVIASCQYSLLKSVQPDAASPMHGHNWVIAYSRPVYFCICCLLIWLLDALGTAQPFPPVSLYGLTLFSASFFFCARDVATVFTLCFPFVFLLGLLPQVNTCLMYLLEQIDMHGFGGTAATSPLTAVFSLTRSLLAAALLYGFCLGAIKTPWPEQHVPVLFSVFCGLLVAMSYHLSRQSSDPTVLWSLVRSKLFPELEERSLETARVEPPDPLPEKMRQSVREVLHSDLVMCVVIAVLTFAVSASTVFIALKSVLGFVLYALAGAVGFFTHYLLPQLRKQLPWFCLSQPVLKPLEYSQYEVRGAAQVMWFEKLYAGLQCVEKYLIYPAVVLNALTVDAHTVVSHPDKFCLYCRALLMTVAGLKLLRSAFCCPPQQYLTLAFTVLLFHFDYPRLSQGFLLDYFLMSLLCSKLWDLLYKLRFVLTYIAPWQITWGSAFHAFAQPFAVPHSAMLFLQALLSGLFSTPLNPLLGSAVFIMSYARPLKFWERDYNTKRVDHSNTRLVTQLDRNPGADDNNLNSIFYEHLTRSLQHTLCGDLVLGRWGNYGPGDCFVLASDYLNALVHLIEVGNGLITFQLRGLEFRGTYCQQREVEAITEGVEEDEGCCCCEPGHLPRVLSFNAAFGQRWLAWEVTASKYVLEGYSISDNNAASMLQVFDLRKILVTYYVKSIIYYVSRSPKLETWLNHEGIATALRPVRALGYADSDPTFSLSVDEDYDLRLSGLSLPSFCAVHLEWIQYCASRRSQPVDQDWNSPLVTLCFGLCVLGRRALGTASHSMSASLEPFLYGLHALFKGDFRITSPRDEWVFADMDLLHRVVAPGVRMALKLHQDHFTSPDEYEEPAALYDAIAANEERLVISHEGDPAWRSAILSNTPSLLALRHVMDDASDEYKIIMLNRRHLSFRVIKVNRECVRGLWAGQQQELVFLRNRNPERGSIQNAKQALRNMINSSCDQPLGYPIYVSPLTTSLAGSHPQLRALWGGPVSLGAIARWLLRSWERLHKGCGAGCNSGGNVDDSDCGGGGGLTSLSNHPPLAHPTPENTAGSSEQPLPPGPSWGPRPSLSGSGDGRPPPLLQWPPPRLPGPPPASPAPTEGPRPSRPSGPALLNSEGPSGKWSLGGRKGLGGPDGEPASGSPKGGTPKSQAPLDLSLSPDVSSEASPARTTQDLPCLDSSTPEGCAPSGAPGDWPVPAEERESPAAQPLLEHQY; encoded by the exons ATGGGGTCTCAGGTGTTGCAGATCCTGCGCCAGGGGGTGTGGGCCTCGCTCACTGGGGGATGGTTCTTCGATCCGCATCAGAGCACCTTCTCCAACTGCTTCCATCTCTATGTCTGGATCTTCTTGCTCATCTTTCCCTTCTTGCTGTACATG GTCCTGCCCCCCAGCCTGACAGTGGCGGGAGTGTACTGCCTGGTGGTAGCTGTCATCTTTGCTACCATCAAGACTGTGAACTATCGCCTGCATGCCATGTTCGACCAGGGCGAGATTGTGGAAAAACGCAACTCTACCATgggggagcaggaagaagaggctgCCCAGGGGGAGAGCAGTCTCCCAAG GGACCCTGGTGTGGAGATGACCGTGTTCCGGAAAGTGAGCTCCACGCCCCCTGTACGCTGCAGTTCCCAGCATTCTGTGTTTGGCTTCAACCAGGTTTCG GAGTTGCTGCCCCGGATGGAGGATTCTGGGCCCCTCAGAG ACATCAAGGAGCTGGTACGGGAACAGGGCAGCAACAACGTGATCGTGACCTCTGCCGATCGAGAAATGCTCAAGCTCAGCTCCCAAGAGAAACTGA TTGGAGACCTTCCCCAGACACCCCCAGGGGTTGTTCCAGGCCCCTCTCTCCCCAGTACAGATTCTTCCGAGCGTTCTCCCATGGCTGGAGATGGTGTCCCCTGGGGTGGGAGCAGTGTGGCTGACACTCCCATGAGCCCTTTACTGAAAGGGAGCCTCAGCCAGGAGCTAAGCAAGAGCTTTCTGACCCTGACCCGGCCTGACCGGGCCCTAGTGAGGACCAGTAGTCGGCGGGAACAATGTCGGGGAACTGGAGGCTACCAACCCCTGGACCGGAGGGGCTCAGGTGACCCCATGCCCCAGAAAGCTGGCTCTTCGGATTCCTGCTTCAGTGGCACTGACAGGGAGACTCTGAGCAGCTTCAAGAGCGAGAAGACTAACTCTACACACCTAGACAGTCCCCCTGGTGGGCACGCTCCCGAGGGCAGCGACACAGACCCTCCTTCCGAGGCTGAGCTGCCTGCCTCCCCAGATGCTGGGGTCCCCTCAGACGATACACTTCGTTCCTTTGACACAGTCATTGGAGCAGGGACACCACCAGGCCAAACGGAGCCGCTCCTAGTTGTGCGGCCCAAGGACTTGGCCCTGCTTCGGCCTAGCAAGCGGCGGCCCCCCATGCGAGGACACTCCCCACCTGGTCGTACCCCAAGACGGCCCTTGCTTGAGGGCTCAGGCTTCTTTGAAGATGAAGATACCAGTGAAGGTAGTGAGCTGAGTCCAGCATCCAGTCTCCGGTCTCAGCGCCGCTATAGCACTGATAGCTCCTCGTCTACTTCTTGCTACTCCCCCGAGAGCTCCCAGGGTGCAGCAGGGGGTCCTCGGAAGCGGCGGGCCCCTCATGGGGCCGAAGAAGGAACTGCTGTGCCCCCTAAGCGACCCTATGGGACCCAGCGGACGCCCAGTACTGCCAGTGCCAAAACTCATGCCCGTGTGTTGAGCATGGATGGGGCAGGGGGTGATGTCTTACGGGCACCCCTGGCGGGCTCCAAGGCTGAGCTGGAGGCCCAGCCAGGAATGGAGCTGGCTGCTGGTGAGCCTGCTGTGTTGCCTCCTGAAGCCCGGAGGGGACCTGCTGCCAACCAGCCTGGCTGGCGGGGGGAGCTGCAGGAGGAAGGTGCTGTGGGGGGAG CACCTGAGGAAACAGGTCAGCGGGAATGCACAGGCAATGTGAGGAGGGCTCAAGCTATCCGGAGACGACACAATGCAGGCAGCAACCCTACGCCTCCAGCCTCTGTCATGGGCTCGCCACCTAG CCTGCAGGAGGCTCAGCGGGGCCGGGCTGCTTCCCACTCCAGGGCACTGACTCTGCCCTCCGCTCTGCACTTTGCCTCTTCCCTGTTGCTCACCCGAGCTGGCCCCAACGTCCATGAAGCCAGCAATTTCGATGACACCTCTGAGGGTGCTGTGCACTATTTCTACGACGAGAGTG GTGTACGGCGGTCGTATACCTTTGGCCTAGCTGGAGGTGGCTACGAGAACCCTGTGAGTCAGCCAGGCGAGCAAGCAGCCAATGGAGCCTG GGACCGTCACTCACATTCCTCCAGCTTCCACTCAGCTGATGTGCCTGAAGCCACAGGAGGCTTGAACCTGTTGCAGCCAAGGCCAGTGGTTCTTCAGGGTATGCAGGTGCGCAGGGTGCCCCTGGAAATCCCAGAG TTTGACCTGCTGGACCAGGACTCCCTGCACGAATCCCAGGAGCAGACACTGATGGAGGAGGCACCACCCCGGGCCCAGCACAGCTACAAGTACTGGTTTCTTCCTGGCCGTTGGACCTCTGTGCGCTACGAACGGCTGGCCCTGCTAGCTCTGTTGGACCG GACACGTGGGATAATGGAGAACGTTTTCGGTGTTGGATTGAGCAGCCTGGTTGCCTTCCTGGGATACCTGTTGCTGCTCAAGGGCTTCTTCACTGACATCTGGGTCTTCCAGTTCTGTCTGGTCATCGCCTCCTGTCAGTACTCCCTGCTCAAG AGCGTGCAGCCTGATGCAGCATCCCCAATGCAC GGCCACAACTGGGTGATTGCATACAGCCGGCCTGTCTACTTCTGTATCTGCTGTCTGCTCATCTGGCTGCTGGATGCCCTGGGGACCGCTCAGCCCTTCCCACCTGTCTCTCTGTACGGCCTCAcactcttctctgcctctttcttcttttgcgCCCGAGATGTGGCCACTG TATTCACCTTATGCTTCCCGTTCGTCTTCCTCCTGGGCCTCCTGCCCCAGGTCAACACGTGCCTCATGTACCTCCTGGAGCAGATCGACATGCATGGCTTCGGAGGCACAG CCGCCACCAGCCCACTCACTGCGGTCTTCAGCCTCACGCGAAGCCTGCTGGCTGCTGCCCTGCTTTATGGCTTTTGCCTTGGGGCCATCAAG ACACCTTGGCCAGAGCAGCACGTCCCTGTCCTCTTCTCAGTCTTCTGTGGCCTCCTGGTGGCAATGTCCTACCATCTGAGCCGGCAGAGCAGCGACCCCACCGTTCTCTG GTCTCTAGTCCGGAGTAAGCTCTTCCCTGAGCTAGAGGAGCGGAGCCTAGAGACGGCCCGGGTTGAACCCCCAGACCCGCTGCCAGAGAAGATGCGTCAGTCAGTG CGGGAAGTCTTGCACTCCGACCTGGTGATGTGTGTGGTGATCGCCGTACTCACCTTTGCCGTCAGTGCCAGCACTGTCTTCATTGCCCTGAAG TCAGTTCTGGGCTTCGTGTTGTATGCGCTGGCAGGAGCTGTGGGCTTCTTCACGCATTACCTGCTGCCACAGCTGCGCAAACAGCTCCCCTGGTTCTGCCTCTCACAGCCTGTGCTGAAGCCACTGGAGTATAGCCAGTATGAAGTGCGAG GCGCTGCCCAGGTGATGTGGTTTGAGAAGCTCTATGCTGGCCTGCAGTGTGTTGAGAAGTACCTCATCTACCCTGCTGTGGTTCTCAATGCTCTCACAGTGGATGCCCACACAGTCGTCAGCCACCCAGACAAATTCTGCCTCTA CTGCCGGGCCTTGCTGATGACTGTGGCAGGGCTGAAGCTGCTGCGCTCGGCCTTCTGTTGCCCACCCCAGCAGTACCTGACCTTGGCCTTCACTGTCCTCCTCTTCCACTTCGACTACCCGAGGCTCTCACAGGGCTTCCTGCTTGACTACTTCCTCATGTCTCTGCTCTGCAGCAAG CTTTGGGACCTGCTGTACAAGCTGCGTTTTGTACTGACCTACATTGCACCATGGCAGATCACCTGGGGCTCAGCCTTCCATGCCTTTGCCCAGCCCTTCGCTGTACCAC ACTCAGCTATGCTGTTCCTTCAGGCCCTGCTCTCAGGGCTCTTCTCTACCCCACTCAACCCCCTGCTGGGCAGCGCAGTCTTCATCATGTCCTACGCAAGGCCCCTCAAGTTCTGGGAGAGGGACTACAA CACTAAACGTGTGGACCATTCCAACACTCGCCTAGTGACACAGCTGGACCGGAACCCAG GCGCTGATGACAACAACCTCAACTCCATCTTCTATGAGCACTTGACACGCTCGCTGCAGCACACACTGTGTGGGGATCTGGTGCTGGGCCGCTGGGGCAATTATGGCCCTGGAGACTGCTTTGTCCTGGCCTCTGACTACCTCAACGCGCTAGTGCACCTCATTGAGGTTGGCAATGGCCTCATCACCTTCCAGCTTCGTGGCCTTGAGTTCCGGG GCACATACTGCCAGCAGCGTGAGGTGGAGGCCATCACGGAAGGTGTGGAGGAAGATGAGGGCTGCTGTTGCTGTGAGCCTGGTCACCTGCCCCGGGTCCTGTCCTTCAATGCTGCCTTTGGGCAGCGCTGGCTGGCCTGGGAGGTGACAGCCAGCAAGTACGTGCTGGAAGGCTACAGCATCAGTGACAACAACGCAGCCTCCATGCTGCAGGTGTTTGACCTCCGCAAGATCCTCGTCACTTACTATGTCAAG AGCATCATCTACTATGTGAGCCGCTCTCCAAAGCTAGAGACCTGGCTGAACCATGAGGGCATCGCCACTGCCCTCCGGCCTGTGCGAGCCCTTGGTTACGCAGACTCGGACCCCACCTTCTCACTGAGTGTTGACGAGGACTATGACCTCCGGTTGTCTGGCCTCTCCCTGCCGTCCTTCTGCGCTGTCCACCTCGAATGGATCCAATACTGTGCCTCTCGGCGCAGCCAG CCTGTGGACCAGGACTGGAATTCACCGTTGGTTACACTGTGCTTTGGCCTGTGTGTGCTGGGTCGCCGGGCCCTGGGAACAGCCTCACACAGTATGTCTGCCAG CCTGGAGCCCTTCCTCTATGGCCTGCACGCCCTGTTCAAGGGGGACTTCCGCATCACCTCTCCCCGTGACGAGTGGGTCTTTGCCGACATGGATCTGCTTCACCGAGTGGTAGCCCCTGGGGTTCGCATGGCCCTCAAGCTTCACCAG GACCATTTCACATCTCCTGATGAGTATGAGGAACCAGCAGCCCTGTATGACGCCATCGCGGCCAATGAGGAGCGGCTGGTCATCTCACATGAGGGGGACCCTGCCTGGCGCAGTGCCATCCTCAGCAACACCCCGTCCCTGCTGGCGCTGCGCCACGTCATGGACGACGCTTCTGACGAGTACAAGATCATCATGCTCAACAGGCGCCACCTCAGCTTCCGAGTCATCAAG GTAAACCGAGAGTGTGTGCGTGGGCTGTGGGCTGGGCAGCAACAAGAGCTGGTGTTCCTGCGCAACCGCAACCCTGAGCGCGGCAGCATCCAGAATGCCAAGCAGGCACTCCGCAACATGATCAATTCCTCCTGCGACCAGCCGCTGGGCTACCCCATCTACGTGTCACCTCTTACCACATCTCTGGCTGGTAGCCACCCCCAACTGCGGGCGCTGTGGGGTGGTCCTGTCAGCCTGGGTGCCATTGCCCGATGGCTCTTGCGCAGCTGGGAGAg ACTTCATAAGGGCTGTGGCGCTGGCTGTAATAGCGGAGGAAATGTGGATGACTCGGACTGTGGTGGGGGTGGCGGCCTGACCTCCCTCAGCAATCATCCCCCCTTGGCACACCCTACGCCTGAAAATACAGCAG GCAGCAGTGAGCAGCCCCTCCCACCAGGTCCTAGCTGGGGACCAAGGCCTTCCCTCAGTGGCTCTGGTGATGGGCGGCCCCCTCCTCTGCTGCAGTGGCCTCCTCCCCGGCTCCCTGGGCCACCCCCTGCTTCACCTGCTCCCACTGAGGGTCCCCGGCCCTCAAGACCTTCTGGCCCTGCTCTCCTCAATTCTGAGGGACCCAGTGGGAAGTGGAGTCTGGGGGGTCGGAAGGGACTGGGAGGACCTGATGGGGAGCCAGCCTCAGGGAGCCCCAAAGGAGGCACCCCCAAATCTCAG GCCCCTCTAGACCTCAGCCTCAGTCCTGATGTCAGCTCTGAGGCCTCACCTGCCAGAACCACCCAGGACCTTCCTTGCTTGGACAGCAGTACTCCTGAGGGTTGCGCACCATCCGGTGCCCCAGGTGACTGGCCTGTCCCTGCTGAGGAACGCGAGAGCCCGGCTGCCCAGCCCTTGCTGGAGCATCAGTACTAA